One Falsihalocynthiibacter arcticus DNA segment encodes these proteins:
- a CDS encoding LysR family transcriptional regulator encodes MAIWEGISEFVAVAEAESFTAAANRLGISTAQVSRQIGALEARLGVKLFYRTTRKVSITDTGQIYYYHCRQVLDGLADADRAITDLHETPKGRLNLTAPVTYGESRIAPLINDFVALYPELNVMLILTNQMVDLVAESYDLAIRLGELEDSTMMAKRLASRTHYVCASPSYLAGQGAPYTLSELDRHNCLQGTLDTWRFQEKGKPRHIRVKGNIRCNSGWALVDAATKGIGIIQLPDYYVRADIAAGRLVPILENFCAPDDGIWAIYPHNRHLSPKVRLLLDHLSEGLGQTQDMMPKANRILK; translated from the coding sequence TTGGCAATTTGGGAAGGCATTTCAGAATTCGTCGCAGTCGCCGAAGCCGAGAGCTTTACCGCCGCCGCCAACCGCTTGGGGATTTCCACGGCGCAGGTCAGCCGTCAAATTGGGGCACTCGAAGCACGGCTGGGCGTCAAACTGTTTTATCGCACCACGCGCAAGGTTTCGATCACCGATACAGGGCAAATCTATTACTATCATTGCCGACAGGTTCTAGATGGGCTGGCAGATGCTGACCGTGCCATCACCGATCTGCACGAGACCCCCAAAGGCAGGCTTAACCTGACCGCGCCCGTGACCTACGGCGAATCCAGAATTGCGCCGCTGATCAACGACTTTGTCGCGCTTTATCCCGAGTTGAATGTGATGCTAATATTGACCAATCAGATGGTTGACCTGGTGGCAGAAAGCTATGATTTGGCGATCCGCTTGGGCGAATTGGAAGACAGCACGATGATGGCCAAACGGCTGGCATCCCGCACACACTATGTCTGCGCGTCTCCCTCTTATCTTGCAGGGCAGGGCGCGCCATATACCCTGTCCGAGTTAGACCGGCACAATTGCCTGCAAGGCACACTGGACACCTGGCGGTTTCAAGAAAAAGGTAAGCCCCGCCACATCCGCGTCAAAGGCAATATTCGTTGTAACAGTGGCTGGGCGCTCGTCGATGCTGCAACTAAGGGCATCGGAATTATCCAACTTCCAGACTATTATGTTCGCGCAGATATTGCAGCAGGCCGGTTGGTCCCGATCCTAGAAAACTTCTGCGCGCCCGACGACGGTATCTGGGCGATCTACCCGCACAATCGCCACCTTTCACCCAAAGTGCGGTTGCTTCTGGATCATCTGAGCGAGGGTTTGGGACAAACACAAGACATGATGCCAAAAGCGAATAGGATACTCAAGTGA
- a CDS encoding bestrophin family protein, whose translation MIVREHPSTLKLFFVMQGSVVPKIIGRIISIALLSVVVTLLDRYVVPLPRISIGAMGIFGVALSLFLGFRNNAAYDRWWEARKLWGAMIADVRNLGRHMSVFVGKGEDREQILSFAVAFAHLHRGFLRGVDVKADIVDWVGEENADAMIARQNPADAALRSMADKIGMLIKEDAVSGFGQMTISQTLSSLALSQAGCERVFTTPLPFVYSLLVRRTTYLYCWLLPFALIEATGWFAPIFAAVVVYVFFGLQAVTNELELPFRNVQNGLPLDAMCRTIEISVSEALDRTPPAALPVTNHVLS comes from the coding sequence GTGATCGTCAGAGAACACCCGTCAACCCTAAAGCTGTTCTTTGTAATGCAAGGCTCGGTCGTGCCGAAAATCATTGGCCGGATCATCAGCATCGCTCTTCTTTCTGTCGTTGTAACGCTGCTGGATCGATATGTGGTCCCGTTGCCGCGTATATCTATCGGCGCGATGGGGATATTTGGTGTCGCACTCTCGCTGTTCCTCGGGTTTCGCAACAACGCTGCCTATGATCGGTGGTGGGAGGCCCGCAAACTTTGGGGTGCAATGATCGCAGATGTGCGCAATCTGGGGCGGCACATGAGTGTCTTTGTTGGTAAAGGTGAAGATCGCGAACAAATACTGTCCTTCGCTGTCGCTTTTGCGCATTTGCACCGTGGTTTTTTGCGAGGTGTCGATGTGAAGGCGGATATCGTCGACTGGGTTGGCGAAGAAAATGCCGACGCAATGATCGCCCGACAAAACCCCGCAGATGCAGCGTTACGGTCGATGGCCGACAAGATTGGCATGCTGATCAAAGAGGATGCAGTCAGCGGGTTCGGCCAGATGACGATCTCGCAAACGCTGTCATCTTTGGCATTGTCACAAGCAGGGTGTGAAAGGGTTTTCACCACGCCTCTGCCGTTTGTTTACTCTCTGTTGGTCCGCCGGACGACTTATCTTTATTGCTGGCTGCTTCCCTTCGCACTGATCGAAGCGACTGGCTGGTTCGCCCCAATATTTGCCGCCGTTGTGGTCTATGTGTTCTTTGGCCTGCAAGCTGTGACGAACGAGTTGGAGTTACCGTTTCGCAATGTACAAAACGGTCTGCCGCTTGACGCGATGTGCCGGACAATTGAGATATCGGTGTCTGAAGCGCTGGATCGAACTCCGCCCGCTGCGTTGCCTGTAACAAACCATGTGTTGAGTTGA
- a CDS encoding GMC family oxidoreductase — protein sequence MADDITADILIIGTGVAGAIAGSKLAEKGLSVAFLETGKRIDRFDAVDKFWNAAIKVPESAYPNDDTAPHPLSHKIEDYYQQKGPELFRSTYVKVVGGTTWHWLGTTLRNVPSDFKTQSLYGQAVDWPIDYDDLEPFYLAAEQEIGVAGNSSIDLGSPRSGDYPMGEIPMSYLDKKFAAALEESKFEVRATPQGRNSTFHADRPECCGNASCIPVCPIQAKYDATVHVAQAEAAGATVYDQTTATKLNLGQDGKIISVDFRRADGSTGIASGKVFVVAAHGIETPRLLLNSAQEGAENGIANSSDQVGRNLMDHPSRLSWAEAAEPVWPYRGPLSTSGIENLRDGDFRKNHAAFRIEIGNDGHSWPTGAPQSTVEDLAKQGLRGDELDAAIKDKTSRHIRLASLVEQSPDAKNRVTLDPEKRDANGMPLPVINYDYSDYTRAGLKAAEEAHDEVFEMLGAKNVQHSPDIQGAGHIIGTVRMGSNPQVSVVDADLRSFDHSNLFLLGSGVFPTSATANPTLTIAALSLRAVDPIASSVE from the coding sequence ATGGCAGACGACATTACCGCAGACATCCTTATCATCGGCACTGGTGTTGCTGGTGCAATCGCTGGATCGAAGCTTGCTGAAAAAGGCTTGAGCGTTGCGTTTCTGGAAACTGGAAAGCGCATTGATCGGTTCGATGCAGTAGATAAATTTTGGAACGCGGCCATCAAGGTTCCTGAATCCGCATATCCGAACGATGATACCGCACCGCACCCGCTAAGCCATAAGATCGAAGACTATTACCAGCAAAAAGGTCCAGAACTGTTCCGTTCGACATATGTGAAGGTGGTCGGCGGTACAACGTGGCACTGGCTTGGAACAACGCTGCGCAACGTGCCTTCAGATTTCAAAACTCAAAGCCTTTATGGGCAGGCCGTGGATTGGCCTATTGATTATGATGATCTTGAACCTTTCTATCTCGCTGCCGAACAAGAAATTGGTGTGGCGGGTAACAGTTCTATTGATCTAGGTTCCCCACGCTCCGGTGACTACCCAATGGGCGAGATACCGATGTCCTACTTGGATAAGAAATTTGCAGCGGCGCTGGAGGAGTCAAAATTTGAAGTTCGTGCAACACCTCAGGGCCGAAACTCAACCTTTCATGCCGACCGCCCGGAATGTTGCGGCAACGCATCTTGTATTCCGGTCTGCCCTATTCAGGCCAAATACGATGCCACAGTCCATGTTGCCCAGGCAGAAGCCGCTGGTGCAACAGTCTATGACCAGACGACAGCAACCAAACTGAACCTTGGTCAAGATGGCAAAATCATATCTGTCGATTTTCGCCGCGCTGATGGCAGTACCGGAATCGCGTCGGGCAAAGTTTTTGTTGTTGCGGCACATGGGATCGAAACGCCGCGCTTGCTTCTTAATTCAGCTCAGGAAGGTGCAGAGAACGGTATCGCCAATAGTTCTGATCAGGTTGGTCGCAACTTGATGGACCACCCCAGCCGACTTAGCTGGGCGGAAGCAGCGGAACCTGTCTGGCCTTATCGCGGTCCGCTTTCTACCTCTGGGATCGAAAACTTGCGTGACGGTGATTTCCGTAAGAATCATGCAGCGTTTCGTATTGAAATCGGCAATGACGGCCACAGCTGGCCGACGGGCGCACCGCAGTCTACCGTTGAAGATTTGGCTAAACAAGGTTTGCGTGGGGATGAACTAGACGCCGCAATCAAAGATAAAACGTCACGACATATCCGTCTTGCTTCCCTAGTAGAACAATCCCCAGATGCGAAAAACCGTGTGACGCTGGATCCAGAAAAACGTGACGCCAACGGAATGCCGCTGCCGGTCATTAACTATGACTATTCCGATTATACACGCGCCGGCCTAAAGGCAGCGGAAGAAGCACACGACGAAGTGTTTGAAATGTTGGGAGCCAAGAACGTGCAGCATTCTCCCGATATTCAGGGGGCAGGCCATATTATTGGTACGGTCCGTATGGGGTCAAATCCGCAAGTTTCAGTGGTTGATGCGGATTTGCGTAGTTTTGATCACAGCAACCTGTTCCTTCTGGGATCAGGCGTCTTTCCGACTTCGGCCACGGCAAATCCGACGCTGACAATCGCAGCGTTGTCACTGCGCGCGGTTGATCCAATTGCATCCTCTGTGGAATAG
- a CDS encoding HD domain-containing protein — protein sequence MTPEDLATARHEGQFRKGANPTPYVTHCAEVADTVARHGGEADTVSGAWLHDTVEDTKTTLAEIDQLFGNIVAALVGKSLMTYPFPKKSNAKHKLRPHLTNPQGRR from the coding sequence ATGACACCAGAAGACCTCGCAACCGCCCGTCATGAAGGACAATTCCGCAAGGGGGCAAACCCCACGCCCTACGTAACGCATTGCGCCGAGGTTGCTGATACCGTCGCGCGGCATGGTGGTGAGGCAGATACCGTTTCAGGAGCTTGGTTGCATGACACTGTTGAAGATACCAAAACAACACTTGCTGAAATCGACCAGTTGTTCGGAAACATTGTTGCGGCGCTGGTTGGGAAGTCACTGATGACCTATCCCTTTCCAAAGAAGAGCAACGCAAAGCACAAATTGCGACCGCACCTCACAAATCCGCAGGGGCGGCGTTGA
- the fghA gene encoding S-formylglutathione hydrolase — MENTNVNKSFGGWTKHYAHRSTTLNCDMRFAIHLPPQTANGQKVPVIYWLSGLTCTDENFMQKGGAQRMAAALGIAIVAPDTSPRGTDVADDDSYDLGKGAGFYVNATQAPWNRHYHMYDYVLNELPQLIETTFPVSDKRSIFGHSMGGHGALVMALRNPERFQSVSAFSPIANPVDCPWGQKALTAYLGKDTAAWADYDASILMRKADVLVPALVDQGEADEFLEDQLKPEALEAAAKASGYPLKLNRRDGYDHSYYFIASYIEDHLLFHAGHLNL; from the coding sequence CTGGAGAACACGAACGTTAACAAGAGTTTCGGCGGCTGGACCAAGCACTACGCCCACCGCTCAACCACGCTGAACTGCGATATGCGGTTTGCGATCCATCTGCCGCCCCAAACTGCAAACGGACAAAAAGTACCCGTAATTTACTGGCTTTCTGGGCTAACCTGCACTGATGAGAACTTCATGCAAAAGGGGGGTGCCCAACGCATGGCCGCAGCGCTTGGCATCGCAATCGTCGCGCCAGACACCAGTCCGCGCGGCACAGATGTGGCCGACGATGATAGCTATGATCTTGGTAAAGGTGCCGGATTTTACGTCAACGCGACACAGGCACCGTGGAACCGCCACTATCACATGTATGACTATGTGCTGAACGAACTGCCCCAGTTGATCGAAACCACCTTTCCAGTCAGCGACAAAAGGTCTATTTTTGGTCATTCTATGGGCGGGCATGGTGCGCTTGTTATGGCACTTCGAAATCCTGAAAGATTTCAATCCGTGTCCGCCTTCAGCCCGATTGCAAACCCTGTGGATTGCCCTTGGGGACAGAAAGCGCTCACAGCCTATCTGGGTAAAGATACCGCCGCTTGGGCAGACTACGACGCGAGTATTCTGATGCGCAAAGCTGACGTACTTGTGCCCGCGCTCGTTGATCAAGGCGAGGCCGACGAGTTTCTAGAAGATCAACTGAAACCTGAGGCATTAGAAGCGGCGGCAAAGGCGAGCGGCTATCCTTTGAAGCTAAACCGTCGCGATGGCTATGATCACAGCTACTACTTCATAGCCAGTTATATCGAAGACCACCTGCTGTTTCACGCTGGGCATTTAAATCTTTAG
- a CDS encoding reverse transcriptase domain-containing protein produces the protein MGYGAEGAQLLTSLTTYQDCAPTGAPTSPEIGNIVLSKLDEEMAMADFPILYTRYADDLTFSSQNWLDAGLVGKVERIVANNGFELNRNKTKFMGAGDRMDVTGVVINDKVNFSRAWRNRVRGYLHRVRLNPENYRGERNKVAGLYGSLKALDPEEVNLLTVYAQHALRVLSTK, from the coding sequence ATGGGGTATGGCGCAGAAGGAGCTCAGCTTCTAACAAGCCTAACAACTTATCAGGATTGCGCACCTACTGGCGCACCTACCAGCCCGGAAATCGGCAACATTGTTCTGTCAAAGTTAGATGAGGAGATGGCTATGGCTGATTTTCCTATACTTTATACTAGATATGCCGACGATTTGACTTTCTCTTCTCAGAATTGGTTGGATGCTGGTCTTGTAGGTAAGGTTGAAAGAATCGTTGCCAATAACGGGTTCGAACTTAACCGAAACAAAACGAAATTTATGGGGGCGGGTGACAGAATGGATGTTACCGGTGTCGTAATTAATGACAAGGTCAACTTTTCCCGAGCGTGGAGGAACCGCGTTCGAGGATATTTGCACCGAGTTAGATTGAACCCTGAGAATTATCGCGGTGAGCGGAACAAAGTCGCGGGACTATACGGTAGTCTCAAGGCTCTCGATCCCGAGGAAGTTAATTTGCTAACAGTCTATGCGCAACATGCTCTCCGAGTACTATCAACCAAATGA
- a CDS encoding aminotransferase class V-fold PLP-dependent enzyme: MTHQGSTVDPDGLAEFSVVFTDRSLNHMSKSFQRVMNDISGMLKSVYAAQGVALVPSGGTYAMEAVARQFVNNRKALVIRNGWFSYRWTQIFEAGDIPASSTVLKARRTGNHHQAPFSPPPIQDVVKTILDEQPDVVFAPHVETSSGIMLTEDYIREITTAVHSYGGMFVLDCIASGTVWLNMDDLGIDVLISAPQKGWSASPSSGLVMMNDLAIERLGQTQSTSFSCDLAKWFQIMQAYENGGHAYHATMPTDALAKFRDAMLEAKEIGFDTLKSNQLELGVKTRELLVANGFPSVAAEGFAAPGVVVSYTDDPAIQNGAKFSSQGMQIAAGVPLQCDEPEDFRTFRLGLFGLDKLQDVDRAVDKIRTALSKLK, from the coding sequence ATGACTCACCAAGGCTCCACAGTTGATCCAGACGGTTTGGCGGAATTTTCAGTCGTGTTTACGGACCGATCTCTCAACCATATGTCTAAATCCTTTCAACGCGTTATGAACGATATCTCTGGTATGTTGAAATCCGTTTACGCAGCGCAGGGTGTGGCCCTTGTTCCTAGTGGCGGCACCTACGCGATGGAAGCAGTTGCACGCCAATTTGTCAACAATCGCAAGGCTTTGGTTATTCGGAACGGGTGGTTTTCTTATCGCTGGACGCAGATATTTGAAGCGGGGGATATTCCGGCCTCGTCCACCGTCCTTAAGGCACGCCGCACAGGTAACCACCATCAAGCCCCCTTCTCTCCCCCGCCGATTCAGGATGTGGTTAAGACTATTTTGGATGAGCAGCCAGACGTGGTTTTTGCGCCCCATGTCGAGACATCTTCCGGCATCATGCTCACCGAAGATTACATTCGCGAGATCACAACGGCGGTTCATTCCTATGGCGGCATGTTTGTCCTCGACTGTATCGCATCGGGTACTGTTTGGCTTAACATGGACGACCTCGGCATTGACGTTCTGATTTCCGCGCCGCAAAAAGGCTGGAGCGCTTCGCCCTCCTCGGGCTTGGTTATGATGAACGATTTGGCGATTGAGCGTCTTGGTCAAACGCAAAGCACAAGCTTTTCTTGTGATCTGGCGAAATGGTTTCAAATCATGCAGGCCTATGAAAACGGCGGCCATGCCTATCACGCGACAATGCCAACTGACGCATTGGCTAAGTTTCGCGATGCGATGTTGGAAGCCAAGGAGATCGGTTTTGACACGTTGAAATCCAATCAGCTTGAATTGGGAGTAAAAACGCGTGAACTTTTGGTTGCGAACGGTTTCCCAAGTGTTGCCGCAGAAGGATTTGCAGCCCCGGGTGTGGTCGTGTCTTATACCGACGATCCTGCCATCCAAAATGGCGCGAAATTTTCTTCACAGGGTATGCAAATTGCGGCCGGTGTTCCTTTGCAATGTGATGAGCCAGAAGATTTTCGGACATTCCGCCTTGGGCTTTTTGGTTTGGACAAATTGCAAGACGTTGACAGAGCCGTCGACAAAATCCGCACCGCACTTTCAAAGCTTAAATAG
- a CDS encoding IS630 family transposase (programmed frameshift): MSAALPMALRARFQEYIEEGLSGRAAAARLKVSAATGVRWLRRIRERGNATPDVQGRPKGHGKLALHREFLVELVAQDGDITLPELAGALKAATGVVAHSASIGRFLRKLGYTYKKSLVATERLRAHVKLRRRDWFRYRIPAMQAHPERLVFIDETSVKTNLTRLRGRSLCGKRLEMDAPFGAWGTQTFIAGLTQDNLIAPWVIKGAMDGEAFEVYVRNVLAPELRPGTVVICDNLATHYNKAAAEALREVGCWFLYLPPYSPDLNPIEMAFSKLKAHLRRIGARTFDQMFDALAKICNLFTPDECWNFFCEAGYGSS, from the exons ATGTCAGCAGCATTACCGATGGCGCTTCGGGCGCGGTTTCAAGAGTACATTGAGGAAGGGTTGAGCGGTCGTGCGGCGGCGGCGCGTTTGAAGGTTTCGGCGGCCACGGGCGTTCGCTGGCTTCGCAGAATCCGTGAGCGAGGCAATGCCACACCGGATGTCCAAGGGCGACCAAAAGGACACGGAAAGCTCGCGCTCCACCGTGAGTTTCTTGTAGAGTTGGTCGCGCAGGATGGTGACATCACACTGCCAGAACTGGCCGGAGCGCTGAAGGCCGCCACGGGTGTTGTTGCCCATTCTGCATCTATCGGACGGTTCCTGCGCAAACTTGGTTACACGTAC AAAAAGTCACTGGTGGCCACCGAGCGGCTCCGCGCCCATGTGAAGCTGCGTCGTCGGGACTGGTTCCGGTACCGTATTCCGGCAATGCAAGCGCATCCTGAACGGCTCGTCTTCATAGACGAGACGTCAGTAAAAACCAATCTGACCCGACTACGTGGGCGCAGTCTATGCGGAAAGCGTCTGGAAATGGACGCACCGTTTGGGGCGTGGGGCACTCAGACGTTCATTGCAGGCCTGACGCAAGATAACCTGATTGCACCATGGGTCATCAAGGGGGCGATGGATGGTGAGGCGTTTGAAGTCTACGTCCGCAATGTCCTTGCCCCGGAACTGCGACCAGGCACTGTCGTCATTTGCGACAACCTTGCCACCCATTACAACAAGGCGGCTGCAGAAGCCTTGCGGGAAGTCGGGTGCTGGTTCCTCTACCTGCCGCCGTACTCACCCGATCTCAACCCCATTGAAATGGCCTTCTCAAAACTCAAAGCCCACCTTCGAAGGATCGGAGCCAGAACATTTGACCAGATGTTCGATGCCCTCGCCAAAATTTGCAATCTCTTCACGCCAGACGAATGCTGGAACTTCTTTTGTGAGGCGGGATACGGATCAAGTTAA
- a CDS encoding L,D-transpeptidase, which translates to MLTRRHFVITSGALFSAPIPSALSAAPTSNSANWAAWDAQVTPPDYDPATSNPWGFNPRFLPQVVEANAGLTPGDIHVDAIARYVYHIRNDGTAMRYGVAIARGSLYEPGTYTIRRKAKWPTWTPTTAMLKRDPQLYEQYADGQDGGPTNPLGSRAFYLYVGNRDTYLRIHGTPSPGSIGGRASSGCVRMAMPHINDLYDFVSTGVRAYLYPPEDTITAQS; encoded by the coding sequence ATGTTAACCAGACGCCATTTTGTGATTACTTCTGGTGCGTTATTTTCCGCACCTATCCCAAGCGCGCTGTCGGCGGCTCCAACATCGAATTCCGCAAATTGGGCTGCATGGGATGCACAAGTAACCCCACCCGATTACGATCCGGCGACGTCCAATCCTTGGGGTTTTAACCCGCGCTTTCTGCCGCAAGTTGTTGAAGCGAATGCGGGGCTAACGCCCGGCGACATCCATGTCGATGCTATTGCTCGATATGTTTACCACATCCGCAACGACGGCACCGCGATGCGTTATGGCGTCGCGATCGCACGCGGGAGCCTTTATGAGCCGGGGACATATACCATCCGACGCAAGGCTAAGTGGCCGACTTGGACACCCACAACCGCGATGCTCAAACGCGATCCGCAATTGTATGAGCAATACGCCGACGGTCAGGATGGCGGCCCGACGAACCCGCTCGGATCGCGGGCGTTTTATCTATATGTGGGAAATCGCGATACCTATCTTCGTATTCATGGCACGCCTAGCCCTGGTTCTATTGGCGGGCGGGCGAGTTCGGGGTGTGTACGCATGGCGATGCCGCACATCAATGATTTGTATGATTTTGTCTCGACCGGTGTGCGGGCCTATCTCTATCCGCCTGAAGACACAATTACCGCGCAGAGCTAA
- a CDS encoding helix-turn-helix domain-containing protein, translating into MIRPNFLTTADRLELLSCVKRQREDYGVARRANALSLLNDGMSCAQIAKVLFLDDDTVRSWHKQYLAEDWEAVAYDGWKGGQSRMTIAHEADLSEWLEERFCRSTAQIRAYMGAKFNIHYLILAASSFWPVWGSSIANQRRCPVWLTLKSRPHSSHFIRTY; encoded by the coding sequence ATGATCCGCCCTAATTTTCTTACCACTGCAGACCGCCTTGAGCTTTTATCCTGCGTGAAGCGCCAGCGTGAGGATTACGGGGTTGCGCGGCGGGCGAATGCGCTTTCGCTGCTGAATGATGGGATGTCATGTGCCCAAATCGCAAAGGTTCTGTTTCTGGACGACGACACGGTGCGCAGCTGGCACAAGCAATATTTGGCTGAGGACTGGGAGGCCGTCGCCTACGATGGGTGGAAAGGCGGGCAGTCACGGATGACGATTGCTCATGAGGCGGATTTGAGCGAATGGCTTGAGGAACGGTTCTGCCGTTCAACGGCGCAGATCAGAGCCTATATGGGTGCAAAATTCAACATCCACTATCTCATTCTGGCTGCATCAAGCTTCTGGCCCGTCTGGGGTTCGAGTATCGCAAACCAAAGGCGCTGCCCCGTGTGGCTGACGTTGAAAAGCAGGCCGCATTCATCGCATTTCATACGAACCTACTGA
- a CDS encoding sorbitol dehydrogenase family protein: protein MTITTQMTRRHLLTAASTSAILVVTQWPSYVSAQEIDTDAFLKLSQDLTQVDKLDADFAAAMLEAYETAGKGDAVAALVNGQGNDDLANDIVGKWYSGTSPNPDSEQVVTYTDAQMWYAMTYTKPMGYCGGGVGYWADVPEI from the coding sequence ATGACCATAACAACACAGATGACCCGTCGTCACCTTCTGACTGCAGCATCAACGTCAGCTATTTTGGTCGTCACACAATGGCCTTCGTACGTATCAGCCCAAGAAATTGATACAGACGCGTTCCTAAAGCTATCCCAAGATCTCACTCAGGTTGATAAACTTGATGCAGATTTTGCCGCAGCGATGCTTGAAGCATACGAAACTGCCGGCAAAGGTGACGCGGTTGCGGCTTTGGTCAATGGTCAGGGTAACGACGATTTGGCCAATGATATCGTGGGGAAATGGTACAGTGGTACGTCCCCCAATCCTGATAGCGAGCAGGTTGTCACCTACACTGACGCCCAGATGTGGTATGCAATGACGTATACTAAACCAATGGGCTATTGCGGCGGCGGTGTTGGATATTGGGCTGATGTCCCGGAAATCTAA
- a CDS encoding IS630 family transposase: MGFEYRKPKALPRVADVEKQAAFIAFHTNLLNNLPADEAVDFSDAVHPEYQSKPSHGWARKGSNPAIQTTSGRVNIHGALNLETFDAPFVEPTTVDGVSSVQLLAKIEARNPDKRIIHVIWDNAPYHKGPNVRAFLSRKNCRIHLIQLPPYCPHLNPIERLWAVMHSHVTHNRHYPTQKHFANPILNFMREVVPKKWRNFRDQVTDNFRIISHRNVRVVL; the protein is encoded by the coding sequence CTGGGGTTCGAGTATCGCAAACCAAAGGCGCTGCCCCGTGTGGCTGACGTTGAAAAGCAGGCCGCATTCATCGCATTTCATACGAACCTACTGAATAACTTGCCTGCCGACGAGGCCGTCGACTTCTCGGATGCAGTTCATCCGGAATATCAAAGCAAACCCAGCCATGGTTGGGCTCGCAAAGGGTCAAATCCCGCCATCCAAACGACATCTGGGCGCGTGAACATTCACGGCGCTCTGAACCTGGAAACCTTTGACGCGCCCTTCGTTGAACCAACCACCGTCGATGGGGTCAGCTCCGTTCAGCTTCTCGCCAAAATTGAGGCCAGAAACCCTGACAAACGTATCATTCACGTCATTTGGGACAATGCCCCATACCACAAAGGCCCCAATGTCAGAGCGTTCCTGTCGCGCAAAAACTGTCGCATTCACCTGATCCAACTACCGCCCTATTGCCCTCATCTCAATCCCATTGAGAGGCTCTGGGCCGTCATGCACAGCCACGTCACCCATAATCGGCACTATCCAACGCAAAAACACTTCGCCAACCCAATCTTGAACTTTATGCGAGAGGTCGTCCCAAAAAAGTGGCGCAACTTTCGAGATCAAGTAACTGATAACTTCCGCATCATCTCACATCGCAACGTTCGGGTTGTGCTGTAG
- a CDS encoding GreA/GreB family elongation factor has translation MSKAFTKEEDGDESIRLDDLPQSPHPNLVTPSGLATLNARLSERRRDLAKLKETPDAFDTKQAVAVTERDIRFLEGRISRAIVPDPKNHQTDIVAFGAEVDVMTEDDTRRTFRIVGEDEADPVQGLIAPYSPLGVALLGAELGSIVEWRKPASTVDLEILAIRFP, from the coding sequence ATGAGTAAGGCATTCACAAAAGAAGAGGACGGTGACGAAAGTATTCGACTGGACGACCTGCCACAAAGTCCGCATCCAAATTTGGTCACGCCGTCAGGCCTCGCTACTTTGAATGCGCGACTGAGTGAACGCCGGAGGGATCTGGCAAAGCTAAAGGAGACCCCTGATGCATTTGACACGAAGCAAGCCGTCGCAGTCACAGAGCGAGACATTCGCTTTCTCGAAGGGCGCATTAGTCGGGCCATTGTTCCTGATCCCAAAAACCACCAAACTGATATCGTTGCCTTTGGGGCAGAGGTTGATGTCATGACCGAGGACGACACGCGGCGAACATTTCGAATTGTAGGAGAGGACGAAGCCGACCCAGTTCAAGGCCTTATCGCTCCCTACTCACCTCTTGGTGTTGCCCTACTTGGAGCCGAACTCGGCAGCATCGTCGAGTGGCGCAAACCTGCCAGCACAGTTGACCTAGAGATCCTTGCGATACGGTTTCCATAG